In Phoenix dactylifera cultivar Barhee BC4 chromosome 11, palm_55x_up_171113_PBpolish2nd_filt_p, whole genome shotgun sequence, the following are encoded in one genomic region:
- the LOC103711187 gene encoding protein ELC-like, which translates to MAPPPPPVVPASPGAQYAQQFLSTVLSQRGPAALPYTEDAKWLIRQHLVALAESYPSLHPKASAFTHNDGRTVNLLEAEGTIPIVYQGAVYNIPAVIWLLEPYPRSPPAVFVAPTRDMVVKPGHPHVDSSGSVLIPYLRSWVFPSSNLVDLVRSLSHLFGLDPPLYTRQNPNNSTTPNPTPNPSSSHHPSPSPSPSPSPSPTPSSSSSSFPSRIYSSLSPYGGRFPPSPQAAATRRTEDAAEVYRRNAISKVVDMVHDEMAGLRRAREAEMEGLFSTQAELRRREEELSRGLRDMLEEKEGLEQQLQLILMNTDVLEGWVRENEGRRRRAGDVNVDDAFEPADVLSRQMLECTAADLAVEDTIYSLDKAVQEGSIPFDMYLKSVRALSRDQFFHRAMLAKVRAAQVQAQVTSMAARLPQYAS; encoded by the coding sequence ATggcccctccgccgccgcctgtAGTCCCGGCCTCGCCGGGCGCCCAGTACGCCCAGCAGTTCCTGAGCACCGTCCTCTCTCAGCGCGGGCCGGCGGCGCTGCCGTACACGGAGGACGCGAAGTGGCTGATCCGGCAGCACCTGGTGGCGCTGGCCGAGTCCTACCCCTCTCTCCACCCGAAGGCCTCCGCCTTCACCCACAACGACGGCCGCACGGTGAACCTCCTCGAGGCGGAGGGCACCATCCCCATAGTGTACCAGGGCGCCGTCTACAACATCCCCGCCGTGATCTGGCTCCTCGAACCCTACCCCCGCTCCCCGCCCGCCGTATTCGTCGCCCCGACCCGCGACATGGTCGTCAAGCCCGGCCACCCCCACGTCGACAGCTCCGGCTCCGTCCTCATCCCCTACCTCCGCTCCTGGGTCTTCCCCTCCTCCAACCTCGTCGACCTCGTCCGCTCCCTCTCCCACCTCTTCGGCCTCGATCCCCCCCTCTACACCCGCCAAAACCCCAATAATTCCACTACCCCTAACCCTACCCCTAATCCCTCCTCTTCCCATCACCcctccccatccccatccccatccccatccccttCCCCCACTCCATCCTCGTCATCTTCGTCGTTTCCATCACGGATCTACTCATCTTTGTCGCCCTATGGCGGGCGATTCCCGCCCTCGCCGCAGGCGGCGGCGACGAGACGGACCGAGGACGCGGCCGAGGTCTACCGCCGCAACGCGATCAGCAAGGTTGTCGATATGGTGCATGACGAAATGGCGGGTTTACGGAGAGCGCGGGAGGCGGAGATGGAGGGGCTGTTCAGTACCCAGGCGGAGTTGAGGCGGCGGGAGGAGGAGCTTTCTAGGGGGTTGAGGGACatgttggaggagaaggagggatTGGAGCAGCAGCTGCAGCTGATTCTGATGAATACGGACGTGTTGGAGGGTTGGGTGAGGGAGAATGAGGGAAGGAGGCGGAGGGCTGGGGATGTCAATGTGGATGATGCGTTTGAGCCTGCGGATGTGCTGTCGAGGCAGATGCTGGAGTGCACGGCGGCGGATTTGGCAGTGGAAGACACGATTTACTCGCTGGACAAGGCAGTGCAGGAGGGGTCGATCCCATTCGATATGTATCTGAAGAGCGTGAGGGCATTGTCGAGGGACCAGTTCTTCCATCGAGCGATGTTGGCCAAGGTGCGGGCTGCACAGGTGCAGGCTCAGGTCACGAGTATGGCAGCCAGGTTGCCACAGTATGCTTCGTAG
- the LOC103711186 gene encoding aspartyl protease family protein 2-like: MAMAVTRPYPFFVSLLAILLVAIGASKRLEYQTLVVNPLRSSPAFLPDDDFLTWTADSQTLADETDLPNAGGAAFPSSLHVSLAHRDSLLAANSTPEHLLRLRLGRDAARVANLHEILEAATAAGNATRAAGARPRGFSASVVSGLAQGSGEYFTRIGIGTPARYATMVLDTGSDVVWLQCAPCRRCYSQTDPIFDPRLSRSYAAVPCEAPLCRRLDEAGCDTRRRSCLYLVSYGDGSITAGEFSTETLTFRGGVRVARIALGCGQDNEGLFVAAAGLLGLGRGSLSFPSQAGLRFGRRFSYCLVDRTSSSSAASPVKSSSLVFGDSESAVPGPGAAVAFTPMLRNPKADTFYYVELTAISVGGSRVAGVSAAGLGLNPATGRGGVIVDSGTSVTRLARPAYAALRDAFKAGAAELREAPGGFSLFDTCYDLAGKTEVKVPTVVMHLGGGASVALPAENYLIPVDTKGTFCFAFAETDNGVSIIGNIQQQGFRVVFDVARSRVGFLPRGC; encoded by the coding sequence ATGGCGATGGCGGTGACCAGACCTTACCCCTTCTTCGTCTCTCTCCTTGCTATCCTCCTTGTCGCCATTGGCGCTTCGAAGCGCCTCGAGTACCAAACCCTAGTCGTCAACCCCCTCCGGAGCTCCCCCGCCTTCCTCCCTGACGACGACTTCCTCACCTGGACTGCCGACTCTCAAACCCTCGCCGACGAGACGGACCTCCCCAATGCCGGTGGGGCCGCCTTTCCCTCCTCTCTCCACGTCAGCCTCGCCCATAGGGACTCCCTCCTCGCCGCCAACTCCACCCCGGAgcacctcctccgcctccgcctcggCCGCGACGCTGCCCGGGTGGCCAACCTCCACGAGATCCTCgaggcggcgacggcggcgggGAACGCCACCCGTGCCGCCGGGGCTCGGCCGAGGGGGTTCAGCGCCTCGGTGGTGTCTGGGCTTGCCCAGGGCAGCGGGGAGTACTTCACCCGAATCGGGATCGGCACGCCGGCGAGGTACGCGACCATGGTGCTCGACACCGGCAGCGACGTGGTGTGGCTCCAGTGCGCCCCCTGCAGGCGTTGCTACTCCCAGACGGACCCCATCTTCGATCCCCGCCTGTCCCGCTCCTACGCCGCCGTCCCCTGCGAGGCGCCGCTGTGCCGCCGGCTCGACGAGGCCGGGTGCGACACCCGCCGTCGGTCGTGCCTCTACCTGGTCTCCTACGGTGATGGGTCGATCACCGCCGGCGAGTTCTCGACAGAGACCCTCACCTTCCGCGGCGGCGTCCGGGTGGCGCGCATCGCGCTGGGGTGTGGCCAGGATAACGAGGGGCTCTTCGTGGCGGCCGCAGGGCTGCTGGGACTCGGCCGGGGGAGCCTCTCGTTCCCGTCCCAGGCCGGCCTGCGCTTCGGCCGCCGGTTCTCTTACTGTCTGGTGGATCGGACTTCCTCCAGCTCCGCCGCCTCGCCGGTGAAGTCCTCGTCGCTGGTGTTCGGCGACTCGGAGTCGGCGGTGCCCGGGCCGGGGGCGGCGGTGGCGTTCACACCGATGTTGCGGAACCCGAAAGCGGACACGTTCTACTACGTGGAGCTGACGGCAATCAGCGTGGGGGGTTCCCGGGTGGCCGGAGTCTCGGCAGCGGGCCTTGGGCTGAACCCGGCGACAGGGAGGGGAGGGGTGATCGTGGACTCGGGGACGTCGGTGACGCGGCTGGCGCGTCCGGCGTACGCGGCGCTGCGGGACGCGTTCAAGGCCGGGGCGGCGGAGCTGAGGGAGGCGCCGGGCGGATTCTCGCTGTTCGACACGTGCTACGACCTGGCCGGGAAGACGGAGGTGAAGGTCCCGACGGTGGTGATGCATCTCGGCGGCGGGGCGTCGGTGGCGCTGCCGGCGGAGAACTACCTGATCCCGGTGGACACCAAGGGGACCTTCTGCTTCGCCTTCGCGGAGACCGACAACGGGGTGTCGATCATCGGTAACATCCAGCAGCAGGGGTTCCGGGTGGTCTTCGACGTCGCCAGGTCGAGGGTGGGGTTCCTGCCTCGCGGGTGCTAA